A single region of the Pseudomonas solani genome encodes:
- a CDS encoding DHA2 family efflux MFS transporter permease subunit: protein MSENAAASFTPPNLVLATIGLSLATFMQVLDTTIANVALPTIAGNLGVSSEQGTWVITSFAVSNAIALPLTGWMSRRVGEVRLFIGATLLFMLASFLCGVAQSMNSLVGFRALQGFVAGPLYPITQTLLLSIYPPAKRGMALALLAMVTVVAPIAGPILGGWITDDFSWPWIFFINLPIGLFAAFVVYQQLRKRPVTLKREPMDWMGLATLVIGVGALQIVLDKGNDLDWFESNFIIGGTVIAVIALAVFIIWEFTDRHPIVNLRLFRHRNFTAGTVALVGGYAAFFGINLLLPQWLQTQLGYTATWAGLAAAPIGLLPVIMSPFVGRYAQNFDLRVLASLAFFAIGASCFMRASFTTEVDYLHIALVQLFMGFGVALFFMPILSILLSDLPQNEIADGSGLATFLRTLGGSFAASLTTWIWIRRADQHHAYLTEHISAYEPGTREALEQMGGMSQQNAASLDHIVTGQAYMMSTIDYFTMIGWVCMGLILLIWLAKPPFGAKPGAAANAH, encoded by the coding sequence ATGAGCGAGAACGCAGCAGCCAGCTTCACCCCGCCGAACCTGGTGCTGGCCACCATCGGCCTGTCGCTGGCGACCTTCATGCAGGTGCTCGACACCACGATCGCCAACGTCGCCCTGCCGACCATCGCCGGCAACCTGGGGGTGAGTTCGGAGCAGGGCACCTGGGTGATCACCTCCTTCGCGGTGAGCAACGCCATCGCCCTGCCGCTGACCGGCTGGATGAGCCGGCGGGTGGGCGAGGTGCGCCTGTTCATCGGCGCCACGCTGCTGTTCATGCTGGCGTCCTTCCTCTGCGGCGTGGCCCAGTCGATGAACAGCCTGGTGGGCTTCCGCGCCCTCCAGGGCTTCGTCGCCGGGCCGCTGTACCCCATCACCCAGACCCTGCTGCTGTCGATCTACCCACCGGCGAAGCGGGGCATGGCCCTGGCGTTGCTGGCGATGGTCACGGTGGTGGCGCCCATTGCCGGGCCCATTCTCGGTGGCTGGATCACCGACGACTTCAGCTGGCCGTGGATCTTCTTCATCAACCTGCCCATCGGCCTGTTCGCCGCCTTCGTGGTCTACCAGCAGCTGCGCAAGCGGCCGGTTACGCTCAAGCGCGAGCCCATGGACTGGATGGGCCTGGCGACCTTGGTGATCGGCGTCGGCGCGTTGCAGATCGTGCTCGACAAGGGCAACGACCTGGACTGGTTCGAATCGAACTTCATCATCGGTGGCACGGTGATCGCGGTCATCGCCCTGGCGGTGTTCATCATCTGGGAGTTCACCGACCGCCACCCCATCGTCAACCTGCGGCTGTTCCGCCACCGCAACTTCACCGCCGGTACCGTGGCGCTGGTGGGCGGCTACGCGGCCTTCTTCGGCATCAACCTACTGTTGCCGCAGTGGCTGCAGACCCAGCTCGGCTACACCGCGACCTGGGCCGGCCTGGCGGCGGCGCCCATCGGCCTGCTGCCTGTGATCATGTCGCCCTTCGTGGGGCGTTACGCGCAGAACTTCGACCTGCGCGTGCTGGCCAGCCTGGCGTTCTTCGCCATCGGTGCCAGTTGCTTCATGCGGGCGTCCTTCACCACCGAGGTGGACTACCTGCACATCGCCCTGGTGCAGCTGTTCATGGGCTTCGGTGTGGCGCTGTTCTTCATGCCGATCCTCAGCATCCTGCTCTCGGACCTGCCGCAGAACGAAATCGCCGACGGCTCCGGCCTGGCCACCTTCCTGCGGACCCTGGGCGGCAGCTTCGCGGCCTCGCTCACCACCTGGATCTGGATACGCCGCGCCGACCAGCACCATGCCTACCTCACCGAGCACATCAGCGCCTACGAGCCCGGTACCCGCGAGGCGCTGGAGCAGATGGGCGGCATGAGCCAGCAGAACGCAGCGTCCCTGGACCACATCGTCACCGGGCAGGCGTACATGATGTCGACCATCGACTACTTCACGATGATCGGCTGGGTCTGCATGGGGTTGATCCTGCTCATCTGGCTGGCCAAGCCACCCTTCGGCGCCAAGCCCGGTGCGGCGGCCAACGCCCACTGA
- a CDS encoding YgdI/YgdR family lipoprotein, producing MNQRIIPAFVLALGLVTLAGCSSPTVITLNDGREIQAVDKPDYDDDSGFYEFEQLDGKRAKVNKDQVRTIKEL from the coding sequence ATGAACCAGCGGATCATTCCCGCATTCGTACTCGCGCTCGGCCTGGTTACCCTGGCCGGCTGCTCGTCCCCCACCGTGATCACCCTGAACGACGGCCGCGAGATTCAGGCCGTGGACAAGCCCGATTACGACGATGACTCCGGCTTCTACGAGTTCGAGCAACTCGATGGCAAGCGCGCCAAGGTCAACAAGGACCAGGTTCGCACCATCAAGGAACTCTGA
- the mobA gene encoding molybdenum cofactor guanylyltransferase MobA has product MPGNAPLPCSVLLLAGGRGQRLGGRDKGLVEWRGQPLIVWLHAATRARTDDLIISCNRNAERYAQWADQLVTDDSPDYPGPLAGIRAGLAAARHDHLLVLPCDAPLVDAPLLDSLLREAGERPVMLHQGGYWEPLFSVLPRTLLPQIEQAWQAGERSPQRILRTLDPIAVECPVGDPRLANLNTPDLLENPRGSG; this is encoded by the coding sequence ATGCCCGGCAACGCCCCCCTTCCCTGCTCCGTTCTGCTGCTCGCCGGCGGCCGCGGCCAGCGCCTGGGCGGCCGCGACAAGGGCCTGGTGGAATGGCGCGGCCAGCCGCTGATCGTCTGGCTGCATGCCGCCACCCGCGCACGCACCGATGACCTGATCATTTCCTGCAACCGCAACGCCGAGCGCTACGCGCAATGGGCGGACCAACTGGTGACGGACGACAGCCCCGATTACCCGGGCCCACTGGCCGGCATCCGAGCCGGGCTGGCCGCCGCGCGCCACGACCACCTGCTGGTGTTGCCCTGCGACGCGCCGCTGGTGGACGCCCCCCTGCTCGACTCACTGCTGCGCGAAGCCGGCGAGCGGCCGGTGATGCTGCACCAGGGCGGTTACTGGGAGCCGCTGTTCAGCGTGCTGCCGCGCACCCTTTTGCCGCAGATCGAACAGGCCTGGCAGGCCGGTGAGCGCAGCCCGCAACGCATCCTCCGCACCCTCGACCCGATCGCCGTGGAATGCCCGGTGGGCGACCCGCGCCTGGCCAACCTGAATACGCCGGATCTGCTGGAGAACCCGCGCGGATCGGGATGA
- the moaB gene encoding molybdenum cofactor biosynthesis protein B: protein MNHKAEAVFVPLNIAVLTVSDTRSLETDTSGQLFVDRLTAAGHKLAARVLLRDDLYKIRAQVATWIAEDAVQVVLITGGTGFTGRDSTPEAIACLLDKQVDGFGEYFRQISVADIGTSTMQSRALAGLSNGTLVCSLPGSTNACRTAWDGILAEQLDNRHRPCNFVPHLTRADACESRG, encoded by the coding sequence ATGAACCACAAGGCCGAGGCGGTATTCGTGCCCCTGAACATCGCCGTTCTCACCGTCAGCGACACCCGCAGCCTGGAGACCGACACCTCCGGCCAGCTCTTCGTCGACCGCCTCACCGCTGCCGGGCACAAGCTCGCCGCCCGCGTGCTGCTGAGGGACGACCTCTACAAGATCCGCGCCCAGGTGGCGACCTGGATCGCCGAGGACGCGGTGCAGGTGGTGCTGATCACCGGCGGCACCGGCTTCACCGGGCGCGACAGCACCCCCGAGGCCATCGCCTGCCTGCTGGACAAGCAGGTGGACGGCTTCGGCGAGTACTTCCGGCAGATTTCGGTGGCCGACATCGGCACCTCCACCATGCAGTCCCGCGCCCTGGCCGGCCTTTCCAACGGCACCCTGGTGTGCAGCCTGCCGGGCTCCACCAACGCCTGCCGCACCGCCTGGGACGGCATCCTCGCCGAGCAGCTGGACAACCGCCACCGCCCCTGCAACTTCGTGCCGCACCTGACCCGCGCCGACGCCTGCGAGAGCCGCGGGTGA
- a CDS encoding molybdopterin molybdotransferase MoeA, whose protein sequence is MPVEDALARLLKLAGEAAIREQEEVALADADGRVLAEPLVAGLDLPPWDNSAMDGYALRLADWSGEPLVVSQRIQAGSAPGPLQPGTCARIFTGAPLPEGADTVEMQENAEVLDDGRVRFIEPMSARQNVRPKGQETRSGETVLDAGTLLGPIEMGLAATLGAARLQVRRRPRVAVLSTGDELVAPGQPLGPGQIYNSNRTLLIAWLRRLGCEVVDGGILADDLELTRKALGELTGVDLILSTGGVSVGEADFLGLALREAGELALWKLAIKPGKPLTFGHFQGVPVIGLPGNPASTLVTFGLLTRPYLLRRLGVDKVAPLGFPVPAGFTWSKPGNRREYLRARLENGRAVIYRNQSSGVLRSAAWAEGLVEVLEGTTLAEGDSLRFIPLSELHA, encoded by the coding sequence ATGCCGGTGGAAGACGCCCTGGCCCGGCTGCTGAAACTGGCCGGGGAGGCCGCCATCCGCGAGCAGGAAGAGGTCGCCCTGGCCGATGCCGATGGCCGTGTGCTGGCCGAACCCCTGGTGGCCGGCCTCGACCTGCCGCCCTGGGACAACAGTGCGATGGATGGCTACGCCCTGCGCCTGGCCGACTGGAGCGGCGAGCCGCTGGTGGTCAGCCAGCGCATTCAGGCGGGCAGCGCCCCCGGCCCGCTGCAGCCGGGCACCTGTGCGCGCATCTTCACCGGCGCGCCGCTGCCCGAAGGCGCGGACACGGTGGAGATGCAGGAAAACGCCGAGGTGCTGGACGACGGCCGCGTGCGCTTCATCGAGCCCATGAGTGCCAGGCAGAACGTGCGTCCCAAGGGCCAGGAAACCCGCAGCGGCGAAACCGTGCTGGATGCCGGCACCCTGCTGGGCCCCATCGAAATGGGCCTGGCCGCCACCCTCGGCGCCGCGCGCCTGCAGGTGCGCCGCCGGCCCCGCGTGGCGGTGCTCTCCACCGGTGATGAACTGGTCGCGCCGGGCCAGCCGCTCGGCCCGGGGCAGATCTACAACAGCAACCGCACCCTGCTGATCGCCTGGCTGCGCCGCCTGGGTTGCGAGGTGGTGGATGGCGGCATCCTCGCCGACGACCTGGAACTGACCCGCAAGGCCCTGGGCGAGCTGACCGGCGTCGACCTGATCCTCTCCACCGGTGGCGTCTCCGTCGGCGAGGCGGACTTCCTCGGCCTGGCCCTGCGCGAGGCCGGCGAACTGGCGTTGTGGAAGCTGGCGATCAAGCCGGGCAAGCCGCTCACCTTCGGCCACTTCCAGGGTGTGCCGGTGATCGGCCTGCCGGGCAACCCGGCCTCCACCCTGGTGACCTTCGGCCTGCTCACCCGGCCCTACCTGCTGCGCCGCCTCGGCGTGGACAAGGTCGCGCCCCTGGGCTTCCCGGTACCGGCCGGCTTCACCTGGAGCAAACCGGGCAACCGCCGCGAGTACCTGCGCGCCCGCCTCGAAAACGGCCGCGCGGTGATCTACCGCAACCAGAGTTCCGGTGTGCTGCGCAGCGCCGCCTGGGCCGAAGGCCTGGTGGAGGTGCTGGAAGGCACCACCCTGGCCGAAGGCGACAGCCTGCGCTTCATCCCGCTGAGCGAACTGCACGCCTGA
- the gliR gene encoding AraC family transcriptional regulator GliR, with product MDSLGYTSVPALLKYLRHAEHLGLDVAAALDAAGIRAEELADNGKRMPSEAHERLLQHLMAVSDDPLFGLHSARFVQPGSWSVLGYITMNCATLGEAMSRIVPYEKLVGDMGTSRMEAAGDHIRLIWNCRHEAPEIRRHMVENVLASWLLYARWIADMERSPREVWFEHAQPAGTRLEDYEEVFGCPIRFDQACNALLVPMEYLGVPLRQADANLLRTLEEHALALMAGLDQDEPLPQRVKNALRLLLKDGLPRKERVAEKFHMTVRTLQRHLQQAGTSYQQILDELRQELAEHYLLRSDLAIQDIASYLGFTESRSFHRSFKTWTGQTPGEYREAKRQG from the coding sequence ATGGATTCCCTCGGCTATACCTCCGTCCCCGCCCTGCTCAAGTACCTGCGCCATGCCGAGCACCTCGGCCTGGACGTGGCCGCTGCGCTCGACGCTGCCGGCATCCGCGCCGAGGAGCTGGCCGACAACGGCAAGCGCATGCCCAGCGAAGCCCATGAACGCCTGCTGCAGCACCTGATGGCGGTCTCCGACGACCCCTTGTTCGGCCTGCATTCCGCGCGCTTCGTGCAGCCGGGCTCGTGGAGCGTGCTCGGCTACATCACCATGAACTGCGCCACCCTGGGCGAGGCCATGAGCCGCATCGTCCCGTACGAAAAACTGGTGGGCGACATGGGCACCAGCCGCATGGAAGCCGCCGGCGACCATATCCGCCTGATCTGGAACTGCCGCCACGAAGCTCCGGAGATCCGCCGCCACATGGTGGAGAACGTGCTCGCCTCCTGGCTGCTCTACGCCCGCTGGATCGCCGACATGGAGCGCTCGCCCCGCGAGGTCTGGTTCGAACACGCCCAGCCCGCCGGCACCCGCCTGGAGGACTACGAAGAAGTCTTCGGCTGCCCGATCCGCTTCGACCAGGCCTGCAACGCCCTGCTGGTGCCCATGGAGTACCTCGGCGTGCCCCTGCGCCAGGCCGACGCCAACCTGCTGCGCACCCTCGAGGAACACGCCCTGGCGCTGATGGCCGGGCTGGACCAGGACGAACCCCTGCCGCAACGGGTGAAGAACGCCCTGCGCCTGCTGCTCAAGGATGGCCTGCCACGAAAGGAACGGGTCGCGGAGAAATTCCACATGACGGTGCGCACCCTGCAGCGCCACCTGCAGCAGGCCGGCACCAGCTACCAGCAGATCCTCGACGAACTGCGCCAGGAACTGGCCGAGCACTACCTGCTGCGCAGCGACCTGGCCATCCAGGACATCGCCAGCTACCTCGGCTTCACCGAGTCACGCTCCTTCCACCGCAGCTTCAAGACCTGGACCGGGCAGACGCCGGGGGAATACCGCGAGGCCAAGCGGCAGGGCTAA
- a CDS encoding FAD-binding oxidoreductase, with protein MRRWNGWGEESTVVELPANGTDFLAQRVGAGQRLDDATLAQVLAQVPASRLPPHVLVSQDAEERVRHARGQSLPDWLAMREGRFEVFPDGVAYPETAEDIRQLMAWARTHDIVLIPYGGGTSVAGHINPQAGERPVLTLSLERMSRLLDLDEQSLIATFGPGANGPQVESQLRAKGYTLGHFPQSWELSTIGGWVASRSSGQQSLRYGRIEQLFAGGTLETFDGPLELPTFPASAAGPDLREVVLGSEGRFGVISEVRVRVTRLADQESFYAVFLPSWEQALAGIRALAQARVPLSMLRLSNAIETETQLALAGHPEQIALLEKYLAFRGARTGKCMLTFGVTGNRQQNAVSLRQAKKLLKGFGGVFTGTLLGKKWAENRFRFPYLRHGLWDAGYVVDTLETATDWLNVDNLLNKVEASLRDGLAEEGERVHVFTHLSHVYGEGSSIYTTYVFRPGASYEQALQRWSRLKRAASEVIAHNRGTISHQHGVGRDHAPWLPVEKGERGMAVLKALAGHFDPEGRLAPGVLIQD; from the coding sequence ATGCGACGCTGGAACGGCTGGGGTGAAGAGTCGACCGTGGTGGAACTGCCGGCCAATGGCACGGATTTTCTGGCCCAGCGCGTCGGCGCCGGGCAGCGCCTGGACGACGCCACCCTCGCGCAGGTGCTGGCGCAGGTCCCGGCTTCGCGCCTGCCGCCCCATGTGCTGGTCAGCCAGGACGCCGAGGAGCGCGTGCGCCACGCCCGTGGCCAGAGCCTGCCGGATTGGCTGGCCATGCGTGAAGGCCGTTTCGAGGTGTTCCCCGACGGTGTCGCCTACCCCGAAACCGCCGAGGACATCCGCCAGCTGATGGCCTGGGCCCGGACCCATGACATCGTGCTCATCCCCTACGGCGGCGGCACCTCGGTGGCCGGCCACATCAACCCTCAGGCCGGCGAGCGGCCGGTGCTGACCCTGTCCCTCGAACGCATGAGCCGCCTGCTGGACCTGGACGAGCAAAGCCTGATCGCCACCTTCGGCCCCGGCGCCAACGGGCCGCAGGTGGAGAGCCAGCTGCGTGCCAAGGGCTACACCCTCGGCCACTTCCCGCAATCCTGGGAGCTCTCGACCATCGGCGGCTGGGTCGCCAGCCGTTCCAGCGGCCAGCAATCCCTGCGCTATGGCCGCATCGAGCAACTGTTCGCCGGCGGTACCCTGGAAACCTTCGACGGCCCGCTGGAGCTGCCGACCTTCCCGGCCTCGGCCGCGGGGCCGGACCTGCGCGAAGTGGTGCTGGGCTCCGAAGGCCGCTTCGGGGTGATTTCCGAAGTGCGTGTGCGGGTCACCCGCCTGGCCGACCAGGAAAGCTTCTACGCCGTGTTCCTGCCCAGCTGGGAGCAGGCCCTGGCGGGCATCCGTGCGTTGGCCCAGGCGCGGGTGCCGCTGTCGATGCTGCGCCTGTCCAACGCCATCGAGACCGAAACCCAGCTGGCCCTGGCCGGCCACCCCGAGCAGATCGCCCTGCTGGAGAAGTACCTGGCCTTCCGCGGTGCGCGCACCGGCAAATGCATGCTGACCTTCGGCGTCACCGGCAACCGCCAGCAGAACGCCGTGTCGCTGCGCCAGGCGAAGAAGCTGCTGAAGGGCTTCGGTGGCGTGTTCACCGGCACCCTGCTGGGCAAGAAGTGGGCGGAGAACCGCTTCCGCTTCCCCTACCTGCGCCATGGCCTGTGGGATGCCGGCTACGTGGTCGACACCCTGGAGACCGCCACCGACTGGCTCAATGTCGACAACCTGCTGAATAAGGTGGAGGCCAGCCTGCGTGACGGCCTGGCGGAGGAGGGCGAGCGCGTCCACGTCTTCACCCACCTGTCCCACGTCTACGGCGAGGGCTCCAGCATCTACACCACCTACGTGTTCCGTCCGGGTGCCAGCTACGAGCAGGCCCTGCAGCGCTGGAGCCGCTTGAAGCGCGCGGCCAGCGAGGTGATCGCGCACAACCGCGGCACCATCAGCCACCAGCACGGCGTGGGTCGTGACCACGCACCCTGGCTGCCGGTGGAGAAGGGCGAGCGCGGCATGGCGGTGCTCAAGGCACTGGCCGGGCACTTCGACCCCGAGGGCCGCCTGGCCCCCGGCGTGCTGATCCAGGATTGA
- a CDS encoding glycerol-3-phosphate dehydrogenase/oxidase, with product MQPWNAAWRERALPELAARDWDLIVVGGGITGAGILREAARRGWKCLLLEQRDFAWGTSSRSSKMVHGGLRYIAKGQFGLTRDSVRERQRLLAEAPGLVDPLSFVMPHRGGFPGPRVFGSLLAVYDALAGKRNHLYHSLQQLRFLTPGLDEAKLQGGTQFFDAVTDDARLVMRVLAEARRDGGEALNGLRVVELTREQGQVVGLVAEDIESGQRYALRTRAVAQATGAWADRLRRREGSEHIRPLRGSHLLLPGWRLPLAHAISFMHPADGRPVFVFPWEGATVVGTTDLDHRDELDLDARISAEEVDYLLAACREQFPAAAIGRADVLSTWAGVRPVVSDGEASLKPSDEKREHALWIEPGCVTLAGGKLTTFRLLALEVLRACAGFNGRTVDDLGAAVFKPAPLASLPGLGPLAQRRLAGRHGPELAAVARLIDELGSERVGATDTLWAELAWATEAELVLHLDDLLLRRTRLGLLLPGGGAALMPRIRTLCQVRLGWSDGRWEDEERAYAALWQRSYSLPAE from the coding sequence ATGCAGCCCTGGAACGCGGCCTGGCGCGAGCGCGCGCTGCCGGAGCTGGCGGCGCGGGACTGGGACCTGATCGTCGTCGGCGGCGGCATCACCGGCGCCGGCATCCTCCGCGAGGCGGCCCGGCGTGGCTGGAAGTGCCTGCTGCTGGAGCAGCGCGACTTCGCCTGGGGTACTTCCAGCCGCTCCTCGAAGATGGTCCACGGCGGCCTGCGCTATATCGCCAAGGGCCAGTTCGGCCTGACCCGTGACTCGGTACGCGAACGCCAACGCCTGCTGGCCGAGGCGCCGGGGCTGGTGGACCCGCTGAGCTTCGTCATGCCCCACCGTGGCGGCTTCCCCGGCCCCCGCGTGTTTGGCAGCCTGCTGGCGGTCTACGACGCCCTGGCCGGCAAGCGCAACCACCTCTATCACTCATTGCAGCAGCTGCGCTTCCTCACCCCGGGGCTGGACGAGGCGAAGCTGCAGGGCGGCACCCAGTTCTTCGATGCGGTCACCGACGATGCACGCCTGGTGATGCGCGTGCTGGCCGAGGCCCGTCGCGATGGCGGCGAGGCGCTCAATGGCCTGCGCGTGGTGGAGCTGACCCGCGAGCAGGGCCAGGTGGTCGGCCTGGTGGCGGAAGACATCGAGAGCGGCCAGCGCTACGCCCTGCGCACCCGCGCCGTGGCCCAGGCCACCGGTGCCTGGGCCGATCGCCTGCGCCGCCGTGAAGGCAGCGAGCACATCCGCCCCCTGCGCGGCAGCCACCTGCTGCTGCCCGGCTGGCGCCTGCCGCTGGCCCACGCCATCAGCTTCATGCACCCGGCGGATGGCCGCCCGGTGTTCGTCTTCCCCTGGGAAGGCGCGACCGTGGTCGGCACCACCGACCTCGATCACCGCGACGAGCTGGACCTGGATGCCCGCATCAGCGCCGAGGAGGTGGACTACCTGCTGGCTGCCTGCCGCGAGCAGTTCCCTGCTGCCGCCATCGGGCGTGCGGACGTGCTCTCCACCTGGGCCGGCGTGCGCCCGGTGGTGAGCGACGGCGAGGCGTCGCTGAAGCCCTCCGACGAGAAGCGCGAGCATGCGCTGTGGATCGAGCCCGGCTGCGTGACCCTGGCCGGCGGCAAGCTGACCACCTTCCGCCTGCTGGCGCTGGAGGTGCTGCGCGCTTGCGCGGGCTTCAATGGCCGTACGGTGGATGATCTCGGTGCAGCGGTATTCAAACCGGCGCCGTTGGCGAGCCTGCCTGGCCTGGGCCCCTTGGCGCAGCGGCGCCTGGCGGGGCGGCATGGCCCGGAGCTCGCCGCTGTCGCCCGTTTGATCGATGAACTGGGCAGCGAGCGCGTTGGCGCCACCGATACCCTCTGGGCCGAATTGGCCTGGGCGACGGAAGCCGAGCTGGTGCTGCACCTGGACGACCTGCTGCTGCGACGCACCCGCCTGGGCCTGTTGTTGCCCGGTGGCGGTGCGGCGCTGATGCCGCGCATTCGCACGCTGTGCCAGGTTCGCCTGGGTTGGAGCGATGGGCGCTGGGAAGACGAGGAACGGGCCTATGCTGCGCTCTGGCAGCGCAGCTACAGCCTGCCCGCAGAATAA
- a CDS encoding FGGY-family carbohydrate kinase, which yields MSEKSYLLAIDNGTQSVRALLFDLEGNLVGKGKVPLEAYYSKQPGWAEQDAEYYWSSLAEACRLLWESVDIDRSLIRGVSVTTQRGTVINVDEQGTPLRPAIIWLDQRRAEVEGRIKGPWGWLFRLLRIEGTVDYFRAQAEVNWVSQHQPDIWQRTHKVLLLSGFLTHRLCGRFVDSVACQVAYLPFDYKRLDWASPKDWKWQAMPVRREQLPDLFKPGERLGSISAEASRLTGIPEGLPLIAAGADKACEVMGSGGVEPDTACLSYGTTATINTTRRSYLETIPLIPPYPAAIPDHFNTEVMIYRGFWMVSWFKQEFGLREMQRAKELGVEPEALFDELVNSVPPGSMGLMLQPYWTPGIREPGLEAKGSIVGFGDVHTRAHIYRAILEGLAYALRQGKERIEKRSGTPIKRLRVSGGGSQSDAAMQLTADIFGLPAERPHVYETSGLGAAIDCAVGLGLHPDFPTAISAMTRVGQVFHPDPQAQRIYERLYQGVYQRMYRQLKPLYQKIREITGYPA from the coding sequence GTGAGCGAGAAGAGCTACCTGCTGGCGATAGACAACGGCACCCAGAGTGTCCGTGCGCTGCTGTTCGACCTGGAAGGCAACCTGGTGGGCAAGGGCAAGGTGCCGCTGGAGGCCTACTACTCCAAGCAGCCCGGCTGGGCCGAGCAGGATGCGGAGTACTACTGGTCGAGCCTCGCCGAAGCCTGCCGCTTGCTGTGGGAATCGGTGGATATCGATCGCAGCCTGATCCGTGGCGTCTCCGTCACCACCCAGCGCGGCACGGTGATCAACGTCGACGAGCAGGGCACGCCGCTGCGCCCGGCGATCATCTGGCTGGACCAGCGTCGCGCCGAGGTCGAAGGGCGTATCAAGGGCCCCTGGGGCTGGCTGTTCCGCCTGCTGCGCATCGAAGGCACGGTGGATTACTTCCGTGCCCAGGCCGAAGTGAACTGGGTGTCGCAGCACCAGCCGGACATCTGGCAGCGCACCCACAAGGTGCTGCTGCTGTCGGGCTTCCTCACCCACCGCCTGTGCGGTCGCTTCGTCGATTCGGTGGCCTGCCAGGTGGCCTATCTGCCGTTCGACTACAAGCGCCTGGACTGGGCCTCGCCCAAGGACTGGAAGTGGCAGGCGATGCCGGTGCGCCGCGAGCAGCTGCCGGACCTGTTCAAGCCGGGCGAGCGCCTGGGCAGCATCAGCGCCGAGGCCAGCCGCCTGACCGGCATCCCCGAGGGCCTGCCGCTGATCGCCGCCGGCGCCGACAAGGCCTGCGAGGTGATGGGCTCGGGCGGGGTGGAGCCGGACACGGCCTGCCTCTCCTACGGCACCACGGCGACCATCAATACCACCCGGCGCAGCTACCTGGAGACGATTCCGCTGATCCCGCCCTACCCGGCGGCGATCCCCGATCACTTCAACACCGAGGTGATGATCTACCGCGGTTTCTGGATGGTCAGCTGGTTCAAGCAGGAGTTCGGCCTGCGCGAGATGCAGCGGGCCAAGGAGCTGGGCGTCGAGCCCGAGGCCTTGTTCGACGAACTGGTCAACAGCGTGCCGCCGGGCTCCATGGGCCTGATGCTGCAGCCCTACTGGACGCCGGGCATCCGCGAGCCGGGGCTTGAAGCCAAGGGCTCGATCGTCGGCTTCGGCGATGTGCACACCCGCGCGCACATCTACCGCGCCATTCTCGAAGGCCTGGCCTACGCGCTGCGCCAGGGCAAGGAACGCATCGAGAAGCGCTCGGGCACGCCGATCAAGCGTTTGCGCGTCTCCGGTGGCGGTTCGCAAAGCGATGCGGCCATGCAACTGACGGCCGATATCTTCGGCCTGCCGGCGGAGCGGCCACACGTCTACGAAACCTCGGGGCTGGGTGCCGCCATCGACTGTGCGGTCGGCCTGGGGTTGCACCCGGACTTCCCCACGGCGATAAGCGCCATGACCCGCGTCGGCCAGGTGTTCCACCCGGACCCGCAAGCTCAACGCATCTACGAGCGGCTCTATCAGGGCGTGTACCAGCGCATGTACCGGCAGCTGAAGCCGCTGTACCAGAAGATCCGCGAGATCACCGGGTACCCGGCCTGA
- a CDS encoding pirin family protein produces the protein MIEVRPFNQLGGAHHGWLNARHHFSFAEYHDPARMNWGQLRVWNDDEIAADSGFPPHPHRDMEIITYVREGAITHQDNLGNKGRTEAGDVQVMSAGTGITHSEYNLEGETTRIFQIWIMPTEFGAAPSWGAKPFPKGERAGSFVTLASGIDEGSDALHIRANARLVAATLTAGQTAEYRLENGRKAYLVAAKGRYEVNGVAAEARDGVAVRDVEVLSFTASEDTEIVLVDVA, from the coding sequence ATGATCGAAGTACGCCCTTTCAACCAGCTCGGCGGCGCCCACCACGGCTGGCTCAACGCCCGTCACCACTTCTCCTTCGCCGAGTACCACGATCCGGCACGGATGAACTGGGGCCAACTGCGGGTCTGGAACGATGACGAGATCGCTGCCGACAGCGGTTTCCCGCCGCACCCCCACCGCGACATGGAGATCATCACCTACGTCCGTGAAGGCGCGATCACCCACCAGGACAACCTGGGCAACAAGGGCCGCACCGAAGCCGGCGATGTGCAGGTGATGAGCGCGGGTACCGGCATCACCCACAGCGAGTACAACCTCGAGGGCGAGACCACCCGGATCTTCCAGATCTGGATCATGCCCACCGAGTTCGGCGCCGCGCCCTCCTGGGGTGCCAAGCCCTTCCCGAAAGGTGAGCGCGCCGGCAGCTTCGTGACCCTGGCCAGCGGCATAGACGAAGGCAGCGACGCCCTGCACATCCGCGCCAACGCCCGGCTGGTGGCCGCCACGCTGACCGCTGGGCAGACGGCGGAATACCGCCTGGAGAACGGCCGCAAGGCCTACCTGGTGGCCGCCAAGGGTCGCTACGAGGTCAACGGCGTAGCCGCCGAAGCCCGCGATGGCGTGGCGGTGCGCGATGTCGAGGTGCTGAGCTTCACCGCCAGTGAAGACACCGAGATCGTGCTGGTGGACGTCGCCTGA